Proteins from one Candidatus Margulisiibacteriota bacterium genomic window:
- a CDS encoding nucleotidyl transferase AbiEii/AbiGii toxin family protein, whose translation MKKLFWNILDKKRLETFKELYTIFGNDYYLAGGTALALQIGHRESLDFDLFRDKEITFAVKRKMLAGFIKRSPKMLVDTADELTLTVEHAVKITVLNYFWGPVFPLIKVPGSLSLLSIKDIAATKAYALGRRGNYRDYFDLYVIIKNRQASLREIVKISKKKYGDVFSERMFLEQLLFTKELEIDGHLRYLAEKAVSPNTLAGFFKRRIIDEGF comes from the coding sequence ATGAAAAAATTGTTTTGGAATATATTGGACAAGAAAAGGCTCGAAACATTTAAGGAGCTTTACACTATATTTGGCAACGATTATTATTTGGCCGGTGGAACCGCGCTCGCTTTGCAAATTGGCCATCGGGAATCGCTTGATTTTGATCTGTTCAGAGATAAAGAGATAACTTTTGCGGTAAAAAGGAAAATGTTGGCGGGTTTTATTAAGCGTTCTCCCAAGATGTTGGTTGATACCGCCGATGAATTAACGCTAACTGTCGAACATGCCGTAAAAATAACAGTCCTTAACTATTTTTGGGGACCGGTTTTCCCGCTGATCAAAGTTCCCGGGTCTTTGTCGTTATTATCCATTAAAGATATCGCGGCGACAAAAGCTTATGCTCTGGGGCGAAGGGGAAATTACCGCGATTATTTTGATCTTTATGTTATTATTAAGAATCGGCAGGCTTCGTTGCGAGAGATTGTGAAGATATCGAAAAAGAAATATGGAGATGTTTTTAGTGAACGGATGTTCCTGGAGCAGTTGCTTTTTACTAAAGAACTTGAAATTGACGGCCATCTCCGTTATTTGGCTGAAAAGGCTGTTTCTCCCAACACTTTAGCCGGTTTCTTTAAAAGAAGGATCATTGATGAGGGGTTCTAA